The Clostridioides difficile genome has a segment encoding these proteins:
- a CDS encoding FAD binding domain-containing protein, with product MVTIKEYSVPQSLEEAYKILISKKNNVILGGCGFIKLSNKNIGTAIDLKDINLDYIKEDEKNILIGADTSLRSLEINKTIKNYCSGIISSAVSNIVGVQFRQGARIGASVFSKYGFSDLIPPLLVVGAKVRLYNGGILELDEFLDNELNKDILIEVILPKKDAVAVFDSIRKCTGDFAILNSAMLKENDTYKIAIGARPQKAKLAPEASKILSKEKDIDKASIIVGKELIYGSNMRASKEYRIDMASALVKRMYSAIEGGNR from the coding sequence ATGGTTACTATAAAAGAATATTCTGTTCCACAAAGCCTAGAAGAAGCATATAAAATTTTAATTTCTAAAAAAAATAATGTTATTTTGGGTGGTTGCGGATTTATAAAATTAAGCAATAAAAATATAGGAACAGCCATAGATTTAAAGGATATAAATCTAGATTATATAAAAGAAGATGAAAAAAATATACTAATAGGGGCAGATACATCTTTGAGAAGTTTAGAAATAAACAAAACTATTAAAAATTATTGTAGTGGAATAATTTCAAGTGCTGTTTCTAATATAGTTGGTGTTCAATTTAGACAAGGTGCAAGAATTGGAGCTAGTGTATTTTCAAAATATGGTTTTTCTGATTTGATTCCACCACTTTTAGTTGTTGGTGCAAAGGTAAGATTATACAATGGTGGAATATTAGAGTTAGATGAGTTTTTAGATAATGAATTAAATAAAGATATATTAATTGAGGTAATACTTCCAAAGAAGGATGCAGTAGCTGTATTTGATTCAATAAGAAAATGTACAGGAGATTTTGCTATATTAAATTCAGCTATGTTAAAAGAAAATGATACTTATAAAATAGCAATTGGAGCAAGACCTCAAAAGGCTAAATTAGCACCTGAAGCAAGTAAGATATTAAGTAAAGAAAAAGATATAGATAAAGCATCTATTATTGTAGGTAAAGAATTAATTTATGGAAGTAATATGAGAGCAAGTAAAGAGTATAGAATAGATATGGCAAGTGCACTAGTTAAGAGGATGTATAGTGCTATTGAGGGAGGTAATAGATAA
- a CDS encoding molybdopterin-dependent oxidoreductase: protein MINKGIRKIDSTAIVTGKPLYTEDLIMHKDVLTLKLLRSPHAHAKIKNIDTSKAEKIPGVVGIYTYKDVPQVRYCVPGQTEPEASPYDRVLLEDTVRFVGDEVALVAAEDEKTAIKAVKMIKVEYEVLKPVFNAREAEGNEVIIHSEQDIVEPYPFGLDAKNNIVSKEFFEFGDVEAKLKESEFVVEASYKTQSQSHCMMETHRSYAYKDINDRIVVVSSLQSPHNVKRILRKVLGIPSSKIRVIKPRIGGGFGGKNIAATDIFTAFVTMKTGRPAKFVFTRSETFVGSNSRHEMFFDVRVGADKEGNLKAIELKSLNNTGAYGGNGVSVSSESGHNTLPIYNDIDAVRFDARTVYTNRLPAGALRGYGATQGIFAIDSAIDELANKVGIDPLEFRVKNIIDRYTNGKAAEEEILSCELKQCIEKGKKLINWDDKYPCKDIGNNKVRAVGMAVANHGSGIPRVDMATVTIRMDEDGTYKLLSGLADLGQGADTIQAQIAAETLNTTVDRISVYTGDSDLCPYDTGAFASCTTTVTGNATIKTANKLKEILLSVAESKLESKKEDLELSEDRIFVKDDESKFVLLEELGRESVGGIGFSSDDVPVVLEATESFGMLKRIKPFIAGFAEIELDKNTGEYKVINFACVPDCGTVINPTLARIQVEGGVMMGIGFAMYEDPKFDKDGKLLTDSFLQYKVPTKKEVGNILVDFADNFDPGGPYGAKSLGEIVIHTPAPAIANAIFNATGVRIRELPMTFEKVYMGMKNNNK from the coding sequence ATGATTAATAAGGGGATAAGAAAGATAGATAGTACAGCAATTGTGACAGGAAAGCCACTATATACTGAAGACCTTATTATGCATAAAGATGTTTTGACTCTTAAACTTCTTAGAAGTCCACATGCACATGCCAAAATAAAGAATATAGATACATCAAAAGCTGAAAAAATTCCAGGAGTTGTAGGAATTTATACTTATAAAGATGTACCACAAGTTAGATATTGTGTTCCAGGTCAAACAGAGCCAGAAGCGTCTCCTTATGATAGAGTTTTACTTGAAGATACTGTTAGATTTGTTGGAGATGAGGTAGCATTAGTAGCAGCAGAAGATGAAAAGACAGCTATTAAAGCTGTAAAAATGATAAAAGTAGAGTATGAAGTTTTAAAGCCAGTATTTAATGCAAGAGAAGCAGAAGGAAATGAAGTTATTATACATTCAGAACAAGATATAGTAGAACCATATCCTTTTGGATTAGATGCAAAAAATAATATAGTATCAAAAGAGTTTTTTGAGTTTGGTGATGTTGAGGCTAAGCTTAAAGAAAGTGAATTTGTGGTAGAAGCATCATATAAGACTCAAAGTCAATCACATTGTATGATGGAAACTCATAGGTCATATGCATATAAAGATATAAATGATAGGATTGTTGTTGTGTCATCATTACAATCACCACACAATGTAAAGAGAATACTTAGAAAAGTACTGGGGATTCCTTCTTCTAAAATAAGGGTGATAAAGCCTAGAATAGGTGGTGGATTTGGAGGAAAAAATATAGCAGCAACAGACATATTTACTGCATTTGTTACTATGAAAACTGGAAGACCAGCAAAATTTGTTTTTACAAGAAGTGAAACTTTTGTAGGTTCTAATAGTAGGCATGAAATGTTTTTTGATGTTAGAGTAGGTGCAGACAAAGAAGGAAATTTAAAGGCAATAGAATTAAAATCACTAAATAATACAGGTGCTTATGGTGGCAATGGAGTTTCTGTTTCTTCAGAATCAGGTCATAATACATTACCAATATATAATGATATTGATGCTGTTAGATTTGATGCTAGAACAGTATATACGAATAGATTACCTGCAGGTGCACTTAGAGGTTATGGAGCGACACAAGGCATATTTGCAATAGATAGTGCTATTGATGAATTAGCTAATAAAGTTGGTATAGACCCTCTTGAATTTAGAGTTAAAAATATAATAGATAGATATACTAATGGAAAAGCAGCAGAAGAAGAAATACTAAGTTGTGAATTAAAACAGTGTATAGAAAAAGGGAAAAAATTAATTAATTGGGATGATAAATATCCATGTAAAGATATAGGTAATAACAAGGTAAGAGCAGTAGGTATGGCAGTGGCAAATCATGGCTCTGGCATACCACGTGTGGATATGGCAACAGTGACTATACGAATGGACGAAGATGGGACATATAAGTTATTATCTGGTCTTGCTGATTTAGGTCAAGGTGCTGATACAATCCAAGCACAAATTGCTGCAGAGACTTTAAATACGACTGTAGATAGAATATCTGTTTACACAGGTGATTCGGACCTATGTCCATATGACACAGGTGCATTTGCTTCTTGTACTACAACAGTTACAGGAAATGCAACAATAAAAACAGCAAACAAATTAAAAGAAATATTACTTTCAGTAGCAGAATCCAAACTAGAGTCTAAAAAAGAAGATTTAGAATTAAGTGAAGATAGAATTTTTGTTAAGGATGATGAGAGTAAATTTGTGTTATTAGAGGAATTAGGAAGAGAGTCCGTTGGAGGTATAGGGTTCTCAAGTGATGATGTGCCAGTTGTTTTAGAAGCAACAGAATCATTTGGTATGTTAAAAAGAATAAAACCATTTATAGCAGGATTTGCTGAAATAGAATTAGATAAAAATACAGGGGAATATAAGGTAATAAATTTTGCATGTGTTCCTGACTGTGGTACAGTTATAAATCCAACATTAGCTAGAATACAAGTAGAAGGTGGAGTAATGATGGGAATAGGGTTTGCAATGTATGAAGACCCTAAATTTGATAAAGATGGAAAGTTGTTGACAGACAGTTTCTTGCAGTATAAGGTTCCTACAAAAAAAGAAGTAGGAAATATATTGGTAGATTTTGCTGATAATTTTGACCCAGGAGGACCTTACGGAGCTAAATCTTTAGGAGAAATAGTTATACATACGCCAGCACCAGCAATTGCAAATGCAATCTTTAATGCTACTGGAGTTCGTATAAGAGAGCTTCCTATGACTTTTGAAAAAGTGTACATGGGGATGAAAAACAATAACAAATAA
- a CDS encoding transposase: MPNRTKNIHYGTQRQQLKNLTKKEYQALREMCFLAKNLYNVGTYNVRQHYFNQGEHLNYEANYHVCKENENYKLLNSNVAQQILKEVDSSFRSFFGLIKLAKEGKYDFRGIKSPKYLDKEGFFSIIIGQIRIKDDGILNVPMSPAFKKMYGKVSIKVPNNILDKKVKEIRIIPKHKARFFEIQYCYEIPKSEEVSNKKNALAIDLGLENLCTCTTNLGDSFIIDGRRLKSVNQWANKQNDKIEALKLKKNISLITRKQFKVWNKRNNQVKDYVNKTCFYIIDYCVKNNIGNLIVGYNAKLEKSDNMEKKIYRNFIRIPFGEIKGKLEYLCKIKNINFIRQEESYTSKSDFFANDYLPDINLDDVQKHRFKGERITRGQYKSSMGMIINADVNASLNILKKSQIVDLSYLQNNPQILKQPQRIRIS; encoded by the coding sequence ATGCCAAATAGAACAAAAAATATACATTATGGGACTCAGAGACAACAATTAAAAAATTTAACTAAGAAAGAATATCAGGCTTTGCGGGAGATGTGCTTTTTAGCAAAGAACTTGTATAATGTTGGTACATATAATGTCAGGCAACATTATTTTAATCAAGGAGAGCATCTTAATTATGAAGCTAATTATCATGTGTGTAAAGAAAATGAAAACTATAAATTACTCAATAGTAATGTAGCGCAACAAATACTAAAAGAAGTTGATAGTTCATTTAGGTCGTTTTTTGGTTTAATTAAATTAGCTAAAGAAGGCAAGTATGATTTTAGAGGAATAAAATCACCTAAGTATTTAGACAAAGAAGGCTTTTTTAGTATAATAATAGGTCAAATAAGAATTAAAGACGATGGAATTTTAAATGTGCCTATGTCTCCAGCATTTAAAAAAATGTATGGAAAGGTGAGTATAAAAGTTCCAAATAATATATTAGACAAAAAAGTTAAAGAAATAAGAATAATACCTAAACACAAGGCTAGGTTCTTTGAAATTCAGTATTGTTATGAAATACCGAAATCAGAGGAAGTTTCAAATAAAAAAAATGCACTGGCGATAGATTTAGGTTTAGAAAACTTATGTACTTGTACTACTAATTTAGGCGATAGTTTTATTATAGATGGGAGAAGGCTTAAGTCTGTGAATCAATGGGCAAATAAGCAAAATGATAAAATAGAGGCTTTAAAATTAAAAAAGAATATAAGTTTAATTACAAGAAAACAATTTAAAGTATGGAATAAAAGAAATAATCAGGTTAAAGACTATGTAAATAAAACTTGCTTTTATATAATTGACTACTGTGTAAAAAATAATATTGGTAATTTAATTGTAGGATATAATGCTAAGTTAGAAAAAAGCGATAATATGGAAAAGAAAATATATAGAAACTTTATAAGAATTCCTTTTGGAGAGATAAAAGGAAAACTAGAGTATCTATGTAAAATAAAAAATATTAATTTTATTAGACAAGAAGAAAGTTATACTAGTAAATCAGATTTTTTTGCTAATGATTACCTTCCCGATATTAATTTGGATGATGTACAGAAACACAGATTTAAGGGAGAAAGAATAACACGTGGCCAATATAAATCTAGTATGGGTATGATTATAAATGCAGATGTAAATGCAAGTCTTAATATATTAAAAAAATCACAAATAGTCGATTTGTCTTATTTGCAGAATAATCCTCAAATACTAAAACAGCCACAAAGAATAAGAATATCTTAG
- the yqeC gene encoding selenium cofactor biosynthesis protein YqeC: MKLSDMIGANEIITVVGAGGKTSFIKYFADFYRDKLKVLLTTTTKIYLPDKKDYDNIFMTIDGASIPSICHGVTVCGSYINNENKIVGIKSSDLDKMVDKFNLVLIEGDGSKRKKLKGWNGGEPVVYCKTTKTIGILDITSFGMDINEENIHRLDEFKKITNLNMCNINDNFIVNLDNLKNVVLNPKGLFKNYHGKKILFINKVENEIYESLAINLIKIIKDYESEIDIFYGSIKQNFCIRY, translated from the coding sequence GTGAAATTATCAGATATGATAGGAGCTAATGAAATAATAACTGTAGTTGGAGCTGGAGGAAAAACTTCATTTATAAAATACTTTGCGGATTTTTATAGAGATAAACTAAAAGTTTTACTTACAACAACTACTAAAATATATTTACCTGATAAAAAAGATTATGACAATATATTTATGACAATAGATGGAGCTTCTATTCCATCTATTTGTCATGGAGTAACAGTATGTGGAAGCTATATAAATAATGAAAATAAAATAGTAGGAATCAAGTCATCTGATTTAGACAAAATGGTAGATAAATTTAATCTGGTCTTGATAGAAGGTGATGGTTCAAAAAGAAAAAAACTTAAAGGTTGGAATGGTGGAGAACCAGTAGTATATTGTAAAACTACGAAAACTATAGGTATATTAGATATAACTTCGTTTGGAATGGATATTAACGAAGAAAATATACATAGGTTAGATGAATTTAAAAAAATAACTAATTTAAATATGTGTAATATAAATGATAATTTTATAGTAAATCTTGATAATTTAAAAAATGTAGTATTAAATCCAAAAGGATTGTTTAAAAATTATCATGGGAAAAAAATATTATTTATTAATAAAGTCGAAAATGAAATATATGAAAGTTTAGCTATAAATTTAATTAAAATTATTAAAGATTATGAAAGTGAAATAGACATATTTTATGGAAGTATAAAACAAAATTTTTGTATAAGATATTGA
- the mocA gene encoding molybdenum cofactor cytidylyltransferase, with protein MINAVIMASGFARRMGKNKLLLEYDGCSIIEHVFKAVSKINFHQVVVVSQYKEVSELCNKYGFKYVDNKDANIGQSESIKLGILNSSKCDGYMFFVGDQPFIDDLYIDKIINTFKLDRNFIVIPRCKNVCGNPVIFPFSKKNELLTLKEDEKGKTILKNSSKIKYVEVPEKMLLDIDTKVDYERIGGKL; from the coding sequence ATGATAAATGCAGTAATAATGGCATCAGGCTTTGCCAGAAGAATGGGAAAAAATAAACTTTTATTGGAATACGATGGATGTTCTATAATAGAACATGTATTTAAGGCAGTTAGTAAAATTAATTTTCATCAAGTTGTAGTAGTGAGTCAATATAAAGAAGTTTCAGAACTATGTAATAAATATGGTTTTAAATATGTAGATAATAAAGATGCAAATATAGGTCAGAGTGAATCCATAAAATTGGGAATTTTAAATAGCTCAAAATGTGATGGATATATGTTTTTTGTGGGAGACCAACCATTTATTGATGATTTGTATATAGATAAAATTATAAATACTTTTAAATTAGATAGAAATTTTATAGTAATTCCAAGATGTAAAAATGTATGTGGAAATCCAGTTATATTTCCATTTAGCAAAAAAAATGAATTGTTGACACTTAAAGAAGATGAAAAAGGGAAAACTATTTTAAAAAATTCATCAAAAATAAAATATGTAGAAGTTCCTGAAAAAATGTTATTAGATATTGATACAAAAGTGGATTATGAAAGAATAGGGGGCAAATTATGA
- a CDS encoding molybdopterin-binding protein — MKLIKTIDAVGQVLCHDITQIIPGEFKGRKFKKGHVVKEEDIPVLLSLGKDNLYVWEKSEGMIHENEGALFLKELTAGENLDFSEIKEGKIDFIAACDGLLKIDVDALFDLNCVGEIMMATLHNNFVVNKGLKVAGTRVIPLVIDEKKLEEAKKVVDNRKIVNVVPFKPKKVGIVTTGNEVFYSRIVDKFGPVIEEKVKGFGCEVIGQTICPDDKEIIKNAIKEFISQGAELICCTGGMSVDPDDVTPTAIKETGADLVTYGSPILPGAMFLLAYYGEVPIMGIPGCAMYHKTTVFDIVLSRVLIDEKLDKYDIAKYGHGGLCMNCDVCTYPACNFAKI; from the coding sequence ATGAAATTAATAAAAACTATAGATGCTGTTGGACAAGTTTTATGTCATGACATTACTCAAATAATACCAGGAGAATTTAAAGGAAGAAAATTTAAAAAGGGACATGTAGTAAAAGAAGAAGACATTCCAGTTTTATTATCCCTTGGTAAAGATAATTTATATGTATGGGAAAAATCAGAGGGAATGATTCATGAAAATGAAGGAGCCTTATTTTTAAAGGAATTAACTGCTGGAGAAAATTTAGATTTCAGTGAAATAAAAGAAGGAAAGATAGATTTCATAGCAGCATGTGATGGGCTTTTAAAAATAGATGTCGATGCACTTTTTGATTTAAATTGTGTTGGTGAAATAATGATGGCAACTCTTCACAATAATTTTGTAGTAAATAAGGGATTGAAAGTAGCTGGAACAAGAGTCATACCTTTAGTTATAGATGAGAAAAAACTAGAAGAGGCAAAAAAAGTAGTTGATAACAGAAAAATAGTCAATGTAGTACCTTTTAAACCTAAAAAAGTAGGAATTGTTACTACTGGAAATGAAGTGTTTTACAGTAGAATTGTTGATAAATTTGGACCAGTAATAGAAGAAAAAGTAAAGGGGTTTGGATGTGAAGTTATAGGCCAAACTATATGTCCAGATGATAAAGAAATTATAAAAAATGCAATAAAAGAATTTATAAGTCAAGGAGCAGAACTTATCTGTTGTACTGGTGGAATGAGTGTGGACCCAGATGATGTAACACCAACAGCTATAAAAGAGACCGGAGCTGACTTAGTTACATATGGTTCACCAATATTACCAGGAGCAATGTTTTTACTTGCTTACTATGGAGAAGTTCCAATCATGGGTATACCAGGGTGTGCAATGTATCATAAAACTACAGTGTTTGATATAGTTCTATCTAGAGTTTTGATTGATGAAAAACTTGACAAATATGATATAGCTAAATATGGTCATGGTGGTCTTTGTATGAACTGTGATGTATGTACTTACCCTGCATGTAATTTTGCCAAAATATAA
- a CDS encoding ATP-binding cassette domain-containing protein yields MLQVTGVGLRFGDKELFKDVNLKFTKGNCYGIIGANGAGKSTFLKILSGEIEPNTGNVSITDKERMSVLKQDHFEYEEETVLNVVIRGHERLWSIMHEKDALYMKEDFSEEDGIKAAELEGEFAELDGWDAETNAEKILMGLGITKDMHYKQMKELVGGEKVKVLLAQSLFGKPEILLMDEPTNHLDFKSINWLNNFIMDLEESIVIIVSHDRHFLNQICTNIVDVDFGKIQMYVGNYDFWYESSQLALQLAKDQNKKTEEKIAQLKEFIARFSSNASKAKQATSRKKQLDKLEVEDIQPSRRRYPYVGFTPAREIGNEVLEVHNLTKTIDGVKVLDNVSFRLDRDDKVVFMGDEIATTALLNIVMGELEPDSGEYKWGVTTSQDYLPKNHNKFFDGVEYSLVDWLRQFSEEKSESFIRGFLGRMLFSGEEALKEAQVISGGEKVRCMLSKLMLSNANILVLDDPTNHLDLESITSVNKGLEKFPGVLLFTSHDHEFISTIANRIIEITPNGIMDRKMDFDEYLESKEIQEQLAKMYGKDK; encoded by the coding sequence ATGTTACAAGTTACAGGTGTTGGACTTAGATTTGGTGATAAGGAACTATTTAAAGATGTTAACTTAAAATTCACTAAAGGAAATTGCTACGGAATAATAGGAGCTAACGGTGCGGGAAAATCTACTTTTTTAAAAATATTATCAGGAGAAATAGAACCAAATACAGGGAATGTATCTATAACTGATAAAGAAAGAATGTCAGTTTTAAAACAGGACCACTTCGAATATGAGGAAGAAACTGTTTTAAATGTTGTTATAAGAGGACATGAAAGACTTTGGAGTATAATGCATGAAAAAGATGCTTTATATATGAAAGAAGATTTCAGCGAAGAAGATGGAATAAAAGCTGCTGAGCTTGAAGGTGAGTTTGCAGAACTTGATGGATGGGATGCAGAAACTAATGCTGAAAAAATACTTATGGGTCTTGGTATAACTAAGGATATGCATTATAAACAAATGAAAGAATTAGTTGGTGGAGAAAAGGTTAAAGTGTTGTTAGCACAATCACTTTTTGGTAAACCTGAAATACTATTAATGGATGAGCCTACGAACCACTTGGATTTCAAATCAATAAACTGGTTAAATAATTTTATAATGGATTTAGAAGAATCTATAGTTATAATAGTATCACATGATAGACATTTCTTAAATCAAATATGTACTAATATAGTTGATGTTGACTTTGGTAAAATACAGATGTATGTTGGAAACTACGATTTCTGGTATGAATCAAGTCAATTAGCATTACAACTTGCTAAAGACCAAAACAAAAAGACTGAGGAAAAGATAGCTCAATTAAAGGAATTCATAGCTAGATTTAGTTCTAATGCTTCAAAAGCTAAACAAGCTACATCTAGAAAGAAACAATTAGATAAATTAGAAGTTGAAGATATACAACCATCAAGAAGAAGATATCCATATGTAGGATTTACACCTGCTAGGGAAATTGGTAATGAAGTTTTAGAAGTACACAATTTAACTAAAACTATAGATGGAGTTAAAGTACTTGATAATGTGTCATTTAGATTGGATAGAGATGACAAAGTAGTATTTATGGGTGATGAAATAGCTACTACTGCACTTTTAAATATAGTTATGGGAGAACTTGAACCAGATAGTGGAGAATATAAATGGGGAGTAACTACTTCTCAAGATTATCTTCCAAAAAACCATAATAAGTTTTTTGATGGAGTAGAGTATTCTCTAGTTGACTGGCTTAGACAGTTTTCTGAAGAAAAAAGTGAGAGTTTTATAAGAGGATTTTTAGGTAGAATGTTATTCTCTGGAGAAGAAGCTTTAAAAGAAGCTCAAGTTATATCTGGAGGAGAAAAAGTTAGATGTATGCTTAGTAAGTTAATGCTTTCAAATGCAAATATACTTGTATTAGATGACCCTACTAACCACTTAGACTTAGAAAGTATAACTTCTGTAAATAAAGGACTTGAAAAATTCCCAGGAGTGCTTTTATTTACTTCTCATGACCATGAGTTTATATCTACTATAGCAAATAGAATTATAGAGATAACTCCAAATGGAATAATGGATAGAAAAATGGATTTTGATGAGTATTTAGAAAGTAAAGAGATACAAGAACAATTAGCTAAAATGTATGGAAAAGATAAATAA
- a CDS encoding GNAT family N-acetyltransferase, with protein MKKIIFRKATADDMLDINKLELDVFSVEQKIPKDIIPISQDNNPSWWCTTIDDVIIGAVASWYENRQVHWGRFAIRKNFRGQHIGTKLACFSIDDLFSQDIDEIFIEARDTTVKIICRLGGMVTGKAEDFYGEPVTPVTLQKIHYHKRECL; from the coding sequence ATGAAAAAAATTATATTCAGAAAAGCTACAGCAGATGATATGCTAGATATTAATAAACTTGAATTAGATGTTTTTTCGGTAGAACAAAAGATTCCAAAAGATATAATCCCTATTTCTCAAGATAATAATCCATCATGGTGGTGCACAACAATTGATGATGTTATTATTGGAGCAGTTGCATCTTGGTACGAAAATAGACAAGTTCACTGGGGCAGATTTGCAATTAGAAAAAATTTTCGTGGTCAACATATTGGCACAAAACTAGCATGTTTTTCTATTGATGATTTATTTTCTCAAGATATTGATGAAATTTTTATTGAAGCACGTGACACAACAGTTAAAATCATTTGTAGATTAGGTGGTATGGTTACTGGTAAAGCTGAAGACTTTTATGGTGAACCAGTAACTCCTGTAACTTTACAAAAAATACATTATCATAAAAGAGAATGCCTATAG
- a CDS encoding site-specific integrase, with protein sequence MNAFIRKRNKNYVVYLEFTDEDNGKRKQKNMGIFDKKRDASKRLNEVKESLYKDGFLIPNEITVSEFLLDFLKKYSENISLATYNNYVSICKNYINPSIGKYKIQDLHPIHIQNYIDKLSHKLNPQSIKIHINILKLAIKRAYRLKLVKENIMDNIEAPRYKKFKNEIYDKEQMIKLLNLSKNTYMELPINLAVGLGLRISEVLGLTWDNIDFEENTITVNKITARINGSVILKEPKTESSIRKISAPKELIFLLKEYKIKQNKNLLKSSIRNNRDLLFFNKKCEPIAEDVMSKKFKRFLEKNDLPHIRFHDLRHSHVTLLINSKVPIKVISERVGHSNINTTLNVYSHVLKEMDKEASDKISENLFNAN encoded by the coding sequence ATGAATGCATTTATTAGAAAACGAAACAAGAATTATGTAGTTTATCTTGAATTTACAGATGAGGATAATGGAAAGAGAAAACAAAAGAACATGGGTATTTTTGATAAAAAAAGAGATGCAAGCAAAAGGTTAAATGAAGTAAAGGAAAGTCTATATAAAGATGGCTTTTTAATTCCAAACGAAATCACTGTCTCAGAATTTCTATTAGATTTTTTAAAAAAATACAGTGAAAATATATCATTAGCTACATACAACAATTATGTTAGTATTTGTAAGAATTATATTAATCCATCTATTGGTAAATATAAAATACAGGATTTGCATCCAATTCATATACAGAACTATATTGACAAACTCTCTCATAAATTGAATCCTCAATCAATTAAGATTCATATAAATATATTGAAACTTGCAATAAAAAGAGCATATAGACTCAAATTAGTAAAAGAAAATATTATGGATAATATAGAAGCTCCAAGATATAAAAAATTTAAAAATGAAATTTATGACAAAGAACAAATGATAAAATTGTTGAACTTGTCAAAAAATACATATATGGAATTACCTATTAATTTAGCAGTTGGTTTAGGTCTCAGAATTTCAGAAGTTTTAGGTTTAACTTGGGATAATATTGATTTTGAAGAAAATACAATAACTGTAAATAAAATAACTGCTCGAATTAATGGCTCTGTAATTCTTAAAGAACCCAAAACCGAAAGCTCTATTAGAAAAATATCTGCTCCAAAGGAATTAATCTTTTTACTAAAAGAATATAAAATAAAACAAAATAAAAATTTATTAAAATCTTCTATTAGAAATAATCGTGATTTGTTATTTTTCAATAAAAAATGTGAACCTATTGCTGAAGATGTTATGAGTAAAAAATTCAAAAGATTTTTAGAAAAGAATGACTTGCCCCATATTAGATTTCATGATTTAAGACATTCACATGTTACTTTACTTATAAATTCTAAGGTACCTATAAAAGTTATCTCAGAAAGAGTTGGTCATTCAAATATAAATACAACCTTAAATGTTTATTCCCATGTTCTAAAAGAAATGGACAAAGAAGCATCTGACAAAATTTCTGAAAACTTATTTAATGCTAACTAA
- a CDS encoding BlaI/MecI/CopY family transcriptional regulator, whose amino-acid sequence MTITKIPPAELKVMKFIWGSDFTVTSKDVIEAMEKLYDWKQTTTLTLLSRLVNKKFLDAKKIDRHTHYTVIIGEEEYLHFETKTFLDNMHGSSIESFMKALFKKGVNEEELNSVEKWVKDIKKDE is encoded by the coding sequence ATGACTATTACTAAGATACCACCAGCAGAATTAAAGGTCATGAAATTTATTTGGGGGTCAGATTTTACAGTAACATCAAAAGATGTCATTGAAGCTATGGAAAAACTATATGATTGGAAGCAAACTACAACACTAACACTTTTATCAAGATTAGTAAATAAGAAATTTTTAGATGCGAAAAAAATAGATAGACATACACATTATACAGTTATTATTGGAGAAGAGGAATATTTACATTTTGAAACAAAAACTTTTCTAGATAATATGCATGGAAGTTCTATTGAAAGCTTTATGAAAGCATTGTTCAAAAAGGGGGTAAATGAGGAAGAATTAAATTCTGTTGAAAAATGGGTAAAAGATATTAAAAAAGATGAATAG